From the Candidatus Cloacimonadota bacterium genome, one window contains:
- the rpsF gene encoding 30S ribosomal protein S6, with protein sequence MVKNYELMVIISPKLSEEEAAALNESILNLAKEQNGEIVKTDPWGKRMLAYPIDKHTEAYYFVNYLSMEAAGVKGIKQQLNINEQVLRHMFIVKEQ encoded by the coding sequence ATGGTAAAGAACTATGAACTTATGGTGATCATCTCACCTAAGCTCAGCGAAGAGGAAGCTGCTGCCCTGAACGAAAGCATCCTCAACCTCGCCAAAGAACAAAACGGAGAGATCGTGAAAACCGATCCCTGGGGCAAGCGAATGCTGGCTTATCCCATCGACAAACACACTGAAGCTTATTACTTCGTGAATTATCTCAGCATGGAAGCTGCTGGTGTGAAAGGCATCAAACAACAGCTGAACATCAATGAGCAGGTGCTCCGGCACATGTTCATCGTGAAGGAACAATAG
- the ispE gene encoding 4-(cytidine 5'-diphospho)-2-C-methyl-D-erythritol kinase has translation MEKTFPRSIKKAQHASYAKINLFLEVLGKLPENYHEIETLLCSVSLCDTLKYVLTKRPGIEIWSNLLGMAAKSNLVFKVAQYLLDKFQPNSGVDIHLEKRIPIAAGLGGGSSNAAVTLRTLNVLWDLKLSLDDLKHIAAQFGSDIPYFLHGGTAWGTHRGEVIEQRPDIQLQLLLVNPGIGISSAEAYALLPANTNRDRKRLDRTDGYDWLFNRLEPGIRQAYPVVDRLLNDLSNAGANAAIMSGSGSTCFGVFEDAAKMAACQRNFNRIGYWTQIVRTISRKEYESEFKA, from the coding sequence ATGGAGAAGACATTCCCCAGAAGCATAAAAAAAGCGCAGCACGCTTCTTACGCAAAAATAAACCTGTTTCTTGAGGTTCTGGGGAAGCTCCCCGAGAACTATCATGAAATCGAGACACTGCTCTGCAGTGTCTCTCTTTGTGATACACTCAAATATGTTTTGACAAAAAGGCCGGGTATAGAAATATGGTCTAACTTGCTTGGAATGGCCGCAAAGAGCAATCTGGTCTTCAAAGTGGCGCAGTATCTGCTGGACAAATTCCAACCGAACTCTGGCGTGGATATCCACTTAGAGAAAAGGATCCCCATTGCGGCTGGTTTAGGTGGCGGAAGCAGCAATGCCGCGGTTACTCTAAGAACCCTGAACGTTCTTTGGGACCTAAAGTTGAGCTTGGACGACCTGAAGCATATCGCCGCTCAGTTTGGTAGCGATATTCCCTATTTCCTGCATGGCGGGACAGCTTGGGGCACCCACCGGGGTGAAGTGATCGAACAACGGCCTGATATCCAGTTGCAGCTTCTGTTGGTAAATCCGGGAATCGGAATTTCCAGTGCTGAAGCCTATGCCTTGCTACCTGCTAACACAAACAGGGACAGGAAAAGGCTTGATCGGACCGATGGTTACGATTGGCTTTTCAATCGCCTTGAACCCGGCATCAGGCAAGCCTATCCGGTGGTGGATCGGCTGCTTAACGATTTATCCAACGCGGGTGCCAACGCCGCGATCATGAGTGGAAGCGGATCAACCTGCTTCGGAGTTTTTGAGGATGCCGCAAAAATGGCGGCATGCCAGCGAAACTTTAACCGAATAGGTTACTGGACACAAATAGTAAGGACGATATCGAGGAAAGAATACGAAAGTGAATTCAAAGCTTAA
- a CDS encoding 50S ribosomal protein L9: protein MKVILLNHIEKLGKKGEVVSVKRGFARNYLIPRKLAIYATPQNMKHLSAIQNQAAEEEEKLIEELKKLDAKIRTLSLVFVRKVDEHDSMFGSVSEIDIVNELAAQDVNIHKSAVLMEKNIKSLGETVVQIRLHKDIVSELKVLVEKEARDEAVEEQVAAPAVDESTPVEPEIPAEPDAVAEVVETEEPKPTEDEI, encoded by the coding sequence ATGAAAGTCATCCTCTTGAATCACATAGAAAAGTTGGGCAAGAAAGGTGAAGTCGTCTCCGTAAAAAGAGGATTCGCCAGAAACTACCTAATTCCCCGCAAGCTGGCCATCTATGCCACTCCCCAGAACATGAAACACCTCAGTGCCATCCAGAATCAGGCCGCGGAAGAAGAAGAAAAGCTGATCGAGGAACTGAAAAAGCTTGACGCCAAGATTAGAACCCTTAGTTTGGTTTTTGTCCGTAAAGTGGACGAACATGACAGCATGTTCGGCTCCGTGTCTGAGATAGACATTGTGAATGAACTGGCCGCGCAGGACGTTAATATCCACAAATCCGCGGTCCTGATGGAAAAGAACATCAAAAGCCTAGGCGAAACTGTTGTTCAGATTCGTCTGCACAAGGATATCGTGTCGGAACTGAAAGTTCTGGTCGAGAAAGAAGCCAGGGATGAAGCTGTGGAAGAACAAGTTGCCGCTCCGGCGGTGGATGAATCCACTCCGGTGGAACCTGAAATCCCGGCTGAACCCGATGCTGTTGCTGAAGTGGTCGAAACAGAAGAACCGAAACCAACTGAAGACGAAATATAA
- a CDS encoding ribose-phosphate pyrophosphokinase — translation MNSKLKLLTGKANRPLAEEVARFAGVPLADIDLFKFANDESFVKINDNVRGADVFIIQSTCRPVNDNLMDLLIMIDALKRASAQRINCVIPYYAYARSDKKDQPRVPITAKLVADLLTVAGADRIITVDLHAEQIQGFFNIPVDHLYSIPTFARFFLSMGIENPVVVSPDSGGANRARALAKRLNCGLAIGDKRRTGNDDHAILLNIIGDVAGKTAILFDDIIDTGGSLVKIAEVLNNYDVKKIYAACTHGVLSGKVVQSIENSPLEKLFVTNTIPLSAEAASCPKIVQLSIAEMLAIAIKKVHIEESLSILFK, via the coding sequence GTGAATTCAAAGCTTAAGTTGCTCACGGGAAAAGCCAACCGGCCTTTGGCTGAAGAGGTGGCGCGCTTTGCCGGTGTGCCTCTGGCTGATATCGATCTGTTCAAATTTGCCAATGATGAGTCTTTCGTGAAGATCAACGACAACGTCCGGGGCGCCGATGTATTCATCATCCAGTCCACTTGCCGTCCAGTTAATGACAATCTGATGGACCTTTTAATCATGATTGACGCTTTAAAGCGGGCATCCGCCCAAAGGATCAACTGCGTAATTCCTTATTACGCCTACGCCCGCTCCGACAAAAAGGACCAACCCCGGGTGCCGATAACGGCCAAACTGGTGGCCGATTTGCTCACGGTGGCCGGTGCCGACAGGATCATCACGGTCGACCTACACGCAGAGCAAATCCAGGGGTTCTTTAATATCCCGGTGGACCATCTCTATTCCATACCCACGTTTGCCCGTTTTTTCCTCAGCATGGGTATTGAAAATCCTGTTGTGGTTTCCCCTGATTCAGGTGGCGCCAACCGTGCCCGGGCTCTGGCCAAGAGACTCAACTGCGGTCTGGCCATTGGTGATAAACGCCGCACCGGAAATGATGACCATGCCATCCTGCTGAACATTATCGGAGATGTTGCCGGCAAAACGGCCATCCTTTTCGACGACATCATCGACACCGGAGGCAGCTTGGTCAAGATCGCCGAGGTGTTGAATAATTACGATGTCAAAAAAATCTATGCTGCCTGCACCCACGGAGTTCTTTCCGGAAAGGTTGTTCAAAGCATTGAAAACTCGCCGCTGGAAAAGCTCTTTGTCACAAACACAATCCCCCTTTCCGCGGAAGCGGCCAGTTGCCCCAAGATTGTGCAGCTTTCCATTGCGGAAATGCTGGCCATCGCCATCAAGAAAGTACATATAGAGGAATCTCTCAGTATTCTGTTCAAATAG
- a CDS encoding DUF721 domain-containing protein — MAFSPVSSLLKQVLTQIGGDKYQPFILLYQGWKDVVGELLASRSHPFRFHDSVLYVAVQNNSWLQELYLRKAEILRQCRAMIPQEIRDIIFLIRS; from the coding sequence GTGGCCTTCAGCCCTGTTTCCAGCTTGCTAAAGCAGGTATTGACCCAGATCGGCGGTGATAAATACCAGCCTTTCATTCTGCTTTACCAGGGCTGGAAGGACGTTGTGGGCGAACTCCTGGCCTCACGTTCCCACCCCTTCCGTTTTCACGATTCAGTCCTCTACGTGGCTGTGCAAAACAATTCCTGGCTGCAGGAACTTTATCTGCGCAAAGCGGAAATCCTGCGCCAATGCAGGGCAATGATACCCCAGGAGATCAGGGACATTATTTTTCTAATCAGGAGTTGA
- a CDS encoding single-stranded DNA-binding protein, translated as MADLKLPRLNRVIIAGRITRDLELKYTPKGSPVVNFSVAMDKRFRDESDQWQSVPVYVDVVAWNQTAENICKQANKGTAVLVEGKIDTRSYTDQNNINRKVFEIIADFIQTLEWKPREEVGEPPLPEEPPHTGADSTNDDVPF; from the coding sequence ATGGCAGACCTAAAGTTACCCCGGTTGAACAGAGTAATCATTGCCGGCCGCATCACCAGGGATCTTGAGCTAAAGTACACCCCCAAGGGAAGCCCGGTTGTGAATTTCTCGGTGGCCATGGACAAGCGTTTCAGAGACGAATCCGATCAATGGCAATCAGTTCCAGTTTATGTGGATGTAGTGGCTTGGAACCAAACGGCTGAGAACATCTGCAAACAGGCCAACAAAGGCACCGCAGTACTGGTTGAGGGCAAGATCGATACCAGGTCTTATACCGACCAAAATAATATTAACCGCAAGGTTTTCGAAATCATTGCTGATTTCATCCAGACCCTCGAATGGAAACCCAGGGAAGAAGTTGGAGAACCGCCCCTGCCTGAAGAACCACCACACACCGGTGCTGATTCCACCAACGACGATGTACCCTTTTGA
- a CDS encoding aminoacyl-tRNA hydrolase: MKLIMGLGNIGKEYELSRHNTGFLCLELWAKRHHKAFKHGCQFDYLRHREACLIKPNTYMNRSGQALAEARRKWKFSEALVVHDDIELPLASLRLRNGGGDGGHNGMGSLLEIMPAEDLKRIRVGIGRDDSNPRDYVLESFSQSELQLLQPALEKACELIDEYIRGDFNSVLNAYSVWKKSCSGEENPGNKCPKEIDNGKEL, from the coding sequence ATGAAGCTGATCATGGGACTGGGGAACATCGGCAAGGAATATGAGCTCTCACGCCACAATACCGGCTTCCTCTGTCTCGAGCTTTGGGCCAAAAGACACCACAAGGCTTTCAAGCATGGCTGCCAGTTCGATTATCTTCGCCACCGCGAAGCTTGCCTGATCAAACCCAACACCTACATGAACAGATCCGGCCAAGCGTTGGCGGAAGCGCGCAGGAAATGGAAATTCTCCGAAGCCCTGGTGGTCCATGATGACATCGAACTGCCCCTGGCCAGTCTGCGTTTGAGAAATGGCGGCGGGGACGGCGGCCACAACGGCATGGGATCATTGCTGGAAATCATGCCTGCAGAAGACCTGAAACGGATCAGGGTGGGGATAGGTCGCGACGACTCCAACCCCCGGGATTACGTTTTGGAAAGCTTTTCCCAATCAGAGCTGCAACTGCTGCAACCTGCGCTGGAAAAGGCTTGTGAACTTATAGACGAATATATACGCGGCGATTTCAACTCGGTGTTGAACGCCTATAGCGTTTGGAAAAAATCCTGTTCCGGGGAGGAAAATCCCGGAAACAAATGTCCAAAGGAGATAGACAATGGTAAAGAACTATGA
- a CDS encoding 50S ribosomal protein L25 has protein sequence MIFTIEAQPKQTSKKSEINALRRQGMIPAVLYGKTVESTPIAIDRAKFLQYYKQSFSELTFYEIVLNGNKYHTILKDKLVHPVTRNILHIDFMVVEESAEMEFEIPIQIVGEAIGTKEGGFLDVIQRTVKISCKAKDVPEEISLDVSDLKVGDTLHIRNLPTGNWQYKDQDDITLVVVHGKKAEEAPAEGEEPAAEEPKPEQ, from the coding sequence ATGATATTTACTATCGAAGCACAACCCAAACAAACCAGCAAGAAAAGCGAAATTAATGCCCTGCGCCGTCAGGGAATGATCCCTGCTGTTCTTTATGGCAAAACGGTCGAATCCACACCCATTGCGATAGACCGCGCTAAGTTTCTGCAGTACTACAAGCAAAGCTTCAGCGAACTGACTTTTTACGAGATAGTCCTGAATGGTAACAAATACCATACCATCCTCAAGGACAAACTCGTACACCCCGTAACCCGCAACATCCTTCACATCGATTTCATGGTGGTGGAAGAATCCGCAGAAATGGAATTCGAGATCCCCATTCAAATTGTGGGCGAAGCCATCGGCACCAAAGAAGGTGGATTCTTGGATGTGATTCAAAGAACGGTGAAGATCAGTTGCAAAGCCAAGGATGTTCCCGAAGAGATCAGTCTGGACGTCTCCGATCTCAAAGTCGGGGACACTCTCCATATAAGGAACTTGCCCACAGGCAATTGGCAATACAAAGACCAAGACGACATCACCCTGGTGGTTGTGCACGGCAAGAAAGCCGAGGAAGCTCCCGCTGAGGGTGAAGAACCCGCTGCCGAGGAACCCAAGCCCGAACAATGA
- a CDS encoding 30S ribosomal protein S18, producing the protein MNLTDRKKRFSRKKYCRFCANKELVIDYKNLDTLRQFISDVGKIDPARMTGTCAKHQRKLTTEIKRARQMALLPFVIE; encoded by the coding sequence ATGAACCTGACAGACAGAAAAAAGAGATTTAGCCGCAAGAAATACTGCCGCTTTTGTGCCAATAAAGAGCTCGTGATAGATTACAAGAACCTTGACACTCTGCGCCAATTCATCTCCGATGTGGGCAAGATAGATCCCGCCCGCATGACCGGAACCTGTGCCAAGCACCAAAGGAAGCTGACCACCGAAATCAAGCGCGCCCGCCAAATGGCGCTGCTTCCATTCGTGATCGAATAG
- the rpe gene encoding ribulose-phosphate 3-epimerase → MAEVRIAASVLSCDFGNLERELAAVSSADMLHLDIMDGHYVPNLSFGQPLVSRIRQLSDLPLDAHLMVTNPAAYVDPLADLGVQWLSFHQECEYHVHRLVQRIKSRGMKAGIALNPAVPLSTLDSILPELDYVLLMSVNPGFSGQKFIPSVLDKTATLSEMIARRGLPTLIEVDGGVNAETAPGLISSGAGILVSASHIFSSHDRAAAIHSLRVS, encoded by the coding sequence ATGGCGGAAGTGCGAATCGCGGCCTCGGTATTATCCTGTGATTTTGGCAATCTGGAGAGGGAGTTGGCCGCGGTGAGCAGCGCTGATATGCTTCATCTTGATATCATGGACGGGCATTATGTGCCCAATCTTTCTTTTGGCCAGCCTCTTGTCTCCAGGATAAGGCAGCTTTCCGATTTGCCCCTGGACGCCCATCTGATGGTCACCAATCCCGCCGCCTATGTTGACCCCCTGGCTGATCTCGGGGTCCAGTGGTTGAGTTTCCACCAGGAGTGCGAATACCACGTTCACAGATTGGTGCAACGGATCAAGAGCCGCGGCATGAAGGCCGGAATAGCCCTCAATCCGGCAGTGCCGCTCTCCACTCTGGATTCCATCCTGCCCGAACTGGATTACGTCCTGCTAATGAGCGTCAATCCCGGGTTTTCCGGGCAGAAATTCATCCCCTCGGTACTGGATAAAACAGCCACCCTCAGCGAAATGATCGCGCGGCGCGGCTTGCCCACCCTTATTGAGGTCGATGGCGGCGTTAACGCTGAAACGGCTCCCGGCCTGATTTCCAGCGGTGCCGGCATCCTCGTATCCGCCTCCCACATTTTCAGTTCCCACGATCGCGCGGCAGCCATCCACTCTCTTAGGGTGAGTTAA